The proteins below come from a single Treponema phagedenis genomic window:
- a CDS encoding asparaginase domain-containing protein has protein sequence MYQSFVFLETRVLMPSDKKAFCDCKTGNSPETCSVCRKEISSALPIPKDSALCHAYQLAKMLHCTLLFEVPYERLIGTPETPKKYSLFGASLKIAENGYVNIEFHRHKKRIAITEIRFEEDAGKLIHGAEKTFMDYTCAGMPSIRIRTGENIELGEEAEVFLTDLKQKLEYIGIGSEGSVNRIRCNAYAAVTEYRNKPKHYVKLRNLNSFNFVRNAINEDLRRQEALLKNGKEVSSESRLWNERLGYTESYKTREFIDSVQAVVLKNIPPYLTSDKCKQKLLTMQIEDPNERELRFVRQYRLPLKTAKTLCTDKNWADFFEETVNRMIKPYVAAQWFLTEIPGSLKKMSLSLEKSSLTAEKFAQVLHLFEKKHINRNIAKKLLQELLISDAEPEIVLTQKQWQQVTDVKILKELIRTAIIANPSEAERLKEGDMRPLEFLTGILMKETRGLADPQTIKQLIKEELNINIVYVLSMGGTISALIKKGEIEAGHAEILSTLVKNQQNEKYIRFETVSSEALLSEEIEPADWAKLITAICEKIASGTANGIVLAHGTDTLVYTAPLIYWLFADSPVPIVLTASNTPPNHHAENIAENEAGKNLNAAINLAHEKTEGVYVVFNGEILSPLNLKFLKSSGNSFVNRNMNTPIFTGEGLLTDYSEMESAVFESLLSAAAENMLLIKMYPGIRKDFLLKCLNEGISHFFLELYGRGTANMRNSLYSLNEFFRRGGKQQCRFYCTSQQEEPVDFSRYVSSHSVWKEGAVPMGNLTTETAIALYYAASIVCDTEAELDEIMETYSKIDTN, from the coding sequence TTTGTCGAAAAGAAATCAGCTCGGCTCTCCCCATACCTAAGGATTCGGCTCTTTGTCATGCATATCAACTTGCAAAAATGTTGCACTGTACCCTTTTATTTGAAGTTCCTTATGAACGGCTCATCGGTACTCCCGAAACTCCGAAAAAATACAGTTTATTCGGTGCTTCATTAAAAATTGCCGAAAACGGATATGTTAATATTGAATTTCATCGACATAAAAAACGTATTGCTATTACTGAAATCCGTTTTGAAGAAGATGCGGGAAAACTTATTCATGGCGCAGAGAAAACTTTTATGGATTATACCTGTGCGGGAATGCCAAGCATTCGAATCAGAACAGGGGAAAATATTGAGCTTGGAGAGGAAGCTGAAGTTTTTCTGACAGATTTAAAACAAAAACTTGAATACATCGGAATCGGTTCTGAGGGTTCTGTTAATAGAATTCGCTGTAATGCCTATGCGGCAGTAACCGAATATCGTAACAAACCAAAGCATTATGTAAAACTACGTAACCTCAACTCTTTTAACTTTGTGCGGAATGCAATCAATGAAGATCTCAGACGTCAAGAAGCCTTGCTCAAAAACGGAAAAGAAGTTTCTTCTGAAAGCAGACTGTGGAATGAACGGCTTGGCTACACTGAATCCTATAAAACAAGAGAATTTATCGATTCAGTACAAGCTGTAGTCTTAAAAAATATTCCCCCGTATCTTACCTCGGATAAATGTAAACAAAAACTGCTCACCATGCAAATTGAAGACCCGAATGAAAGAGAGTTAAGGTTTGTTCGGCAGTATCGACTTCCGCTTAAAACTGCAAAAACACTTTGTACCGATAAAAACTGGGCTGATTTTTTTGAAGAAACGGTTAATCGTATGATAAAACCCTATGTTGCGGCACAATGGTTTTTAACGGAAATCCCAGGTTCTTTAAAAAAAATGAGTTTATCGTTAGAAAAATCTTCTCTTACCGCCGAGAAATTTGCTCAGGTACTGCATTTATTTGAAAAAAAACATATTAATCGAAATATTGCCAAAAAATTATTGCAAGAGCTGCTTATCTCGGATGCGGAACCTGAAATTGTTTTAACTCAAAAACAATGGCAACAGGTTACTGATGTGAAGATATTAAAAGAACTTATCAGAACGGCTATTATTGCTAACCCATCCGAAGCGGAACGCTTAAAAGAAGGCGATATGCGTCCGCTGGAATTTCTTACCGGGATTCTAATGAAAGAAACACGCGGGCTCGCGGATCCGCAAACAATTAAACAACTTATTAAAGAAGAATTAAATATCAACATTGTTTATGTGCTTTCGATGGGGGGCACTATATCTGCACTGATAAAAAAAGGAGAGATCGAGGCAGGACATGCGGAAATTTTAAGCACACTGGTAAAAAATCAACAAAATGAAAAATATATTCGATTTGAAACCGTCTCTTCAGAGGCGCTGCTAAGTGAAGAAATTGAGCCTGCGGATTGGGCAAAATTGATTACCGCAATCTGCGAAAAAATTGCAAGCGGAACGGCAAACGGTATAGTCCTCGCACACGGCACGGATACGCTTGTTTACACCGCTCCCCTCATATACTGGCTTTTTGCAGACTCTCCCGTGCCGATTGTGTTGACCGCCTCAAACACGCCGCCGAATCACCACGCGGAAAACATTGCCGAAAATGAAGCTGGCAAGAATTTGAATGCGGCGATTAATCTTGCCCATGAAAAAACCGAGGGAGTTTACGTTGTTTTTAATGGAGAAATATTATCTCCGCTCAATCTGAAATTCTTAAAATCGTCGGGAAATTCCTTTGTAAACCGGAATATGAACACCCCCATTTTTACCGGAGAAGGTTTACTCACCGACTATTCGGAAATGGAATCGGCAGTTTTTGAAAGCCTTCTTTCAGCGGCTGCGGAAAACATGCTTTTAATCAAAATGTATCCGGGAATACGAAAAGATTTTCTTCTTAAATGCTTGAATGAAGGTATTTCTCATTTCTTTCTTGAGCTTTATGGCAGAGGAACCGCAAATATGAGAAACAGTCTTTACTCGCTGAACGAATTTTTCAGAAGAGGCGGGAAGCAACAGTGCAGATTTTATTGTACTTCTCAGCAAGAAGAGCCGGTGGACTTTTCCCGCTATGTAAGTTCACATAGTGTATGGAAAGAAGGAGCTGTGCCAATGGGAAATTTGACAACGGAAACCGCCATCGCCTTATACTATGCGGCAAGTATTGTCTGCGACACCGAAGCGGAACTTGATGAAATCATGGAAACATATAGCAAAATCGACACCAATTGA
- a CDS encoding motility associated factor glycosyltransferase family protein encodes MSLTLDNTIEILTANAQVFTQRFPDLAKTMGLSEKENCAVLLKQIPENYRLENTRQLNPPAPTLRVNGKYLHSKYNPLREAEQTLQTPFFSTEETEKSCCFLGLGLGYTVELFAKKHPSSSILIIEPDIFIFILFLASRPLQALLRHERLSILPGTPAEDAAFFINDFETDAEVSESHDSGMESVSLAMPMFNGIPAQEVSAGWFKDFAEVKKRILSKEKINAATLKRFGLLWLKNTVKNIPRLPDLPSIAAFKNRFKEQPCLIIAGGPSLDELLPKLAGIQKNCLVIAVDTALKACVRVGIEPHFLLVFDPQYWNFLHIAGTALPNTVLVTNTNVFPAVLRLSCKGIFLSASSVPLGQYFEKQLGICDALAEGGSVATSAWDFAAYLGARNIVFAGLDLAFPKKQTHFKGSTFEERTHLHSFRTCPAETEAYKALYASIPEYTESYTGEKVLSGKAYKLYSWWFENRSLQDSGIKTYNLEPQGMKITGIHPLKFKEFEAMLSVDTLRQHMDTIIEACIAANSYGAAEKLHNTELLLAAKKNLNKELLHIINIAKEIILFAEQARQKQDSQTGLPLLTKKERVLEQSFAKNILSSLFFITASNTKLPYLEKVLDTYTCIRKAAEQLLYELKKNY; translated from the coding sequence TTGAGCTTGACCTTAGATAATACAATCGAAATTTTAACCGCAAACGCTCAAGTTTTTACGCAGCGGTTTCCCGATTTGGCAAAAACGATGGGGCTTAGCGAAAAAGAAAATTGCGCTGTTTTACTAAAGCAAATCCCCGAAAACTATCGGCTTGAGAATACTCGCCAACTTAATCCGCCTGCACCGACGCTGCGTGTAAATGGTAAATATCTGCACTCAAAATACAATCCCTTACGAGAAGCCGAACAAACTTTGCAAACACCGTTTTTCTCTACGGAAGAGACGGAAAAATCCTGTTGTTTTTTAGGACTCGGCCTTGGCTACACTGTTGAACTTTTTGCAAAAAAACATCCGTCCTCCTCAATCCTCATTATAGAGCCGGATATTTTTATTTTCATTCTTTTTTTAGCAAGCCGCCCTTTGCAAGCCCTGTTGCGGCACGAACGTTTGAGCATTCTGCCGGGAACACCTGCGGAAGATGCTGCATTTTTTATCAATGATTTTGAAACCGATGCCGAGGTCAGTGAGAGTCATGACAGCGGAATGGAATCGGTGAGTCTTGCAATGCCGATGTTTAATGGTATTCCTGCTCAGGAAGTAAGCGCCGGCTGGTTCAAAGATTTTGCAGAGGTAAAAAAACGTATTCTTTCAAAAGAGAAAATCAATGCCGCAACGCTCAAACGCTTTGGATTACTTTGGTTAAAAAATACGGTAAAAAATATTCCGCGTCTGCCGGATCTGCCCTCGATTGCGGCATTCAAAAATCGCTTTAAAGAACAACCCTGTCTGATAATTGCCGGCGGTCCGAGTTTAGATGAGCTTTTGCCTAAGCTTGCCGGCATTCAAAAAAACTGCCTCGTGATTGCGGTAGACACTGCTTTAAAAGCTTGCGTACGGGTAGGTATTGAACCGCATTTTCTTCTGGTTTTTGACCCACAATACTGGAACTTTCTGCATATTGCGGGCACTGCGCTGCCGAACACCGTATTAGTTACCAACACCAACGTTTTTCCCGCTGTTTTGCGCCTTTCCTGTAAGGGTATTTTTCTTTCAGCCTCCTCGGTGCCGCTCGGGCAATACTTTGAAAAACAACTTGGCATTTGCGATGCTCTTGCGGAAGGCGGATCCGTTGCAACAAGCGCATGGGATTTTGCCGCGTATCTTGGAGCACGCAACATTGTTTTTGCCGGACTTGACCTTGCCTTTCCCAAAAAACAAACGCACTTTAAGGGCAGCACCTTTGAAGAGCGGACGCATCTGCACTCTTTTCGTACTTGCCCTGCGGAAACGGAGGCGTATAAAGCACTGTATGCAAGTATTCCTGAATATACCGAAAGTTATACCGGAGAAAAAGTGCTAAGCGGAAAAGCATACAAACTCTACTCGTGGTGGTTTGAAAACCGCAGTTTGCAAGATTCCGGCATTAAAACCTATAACCTTGAACCGCAGGGCATGAAAATTACCGGCATTCATCCCCTCAAGTTTAAAGAATTTGAAGCAATGCTCAGCGTAGATACTCTACGCCAACACATGGATACAATAATTGAAGCGTGCATTGCCGCAAACTCCTATGGTGCCGCAGAAAAGCTGCACAACACAGAGCTTCTCCTTGCCGCAAAAAAAAATCTGAATAAAGAACTGTTGCATATCATCAACATCGCAAAAGAAATTATTTTATTTGCGGAACAGGCGCGGCAAAAGCAAGATTCGCAAACCGGCTTGCCGCTTCTTACAAAAAAAGAACGTGTGCTTGAACAAAGTTTTGCAAAAAACATCCTATCCTCGCTCTTTTTTATTACCGCCTCAAATACAAAACTTCCCTACCTTGAAAAAGTTTTGGATACCTACACCTGCATCCGAAAAGCCGCCGAGCAACTTTTATATGAACTTAAAAAAAACTATTAA
- a CDS encoding penicillin-binding protein produces MNTVINKKRLAAFILFLFLCFALLVFQYAKYMLFREPEIKEPMIVTARGSILDRNGKILAVETTLYNLIANKNLITDNSAAATVLAPILDVDVSELTEKLKTSRSNFMYLKKKMSETEMEMIAKALKDNKLSGFRLEAIHNRTYPENSLASTVVGYLGDDGKGLSGVEYSLQNLLSPPPTIQGYTGSGYNIMLSIDSNIQYIMEKIGEQTMKETKAEGLMFLAVDAKTGQMLSYVNLPCANLSDFTNSTEEQRFDRPAYFIYEPGSVFKVFSMASFLELGSTYDGESYTCDGKFLFTPYALREGQKPNAITCLRVHGKVTPRDIIRLSCNDGTAQISDKTDAALFNEKLRGFGFGTKTEIELPGETAGLFAPLDRWSYRTKHTIAMGQEIGVSALQMVEAATALTNGGIPLKLSLLHKIYTSEGACVYTHKNKPREQVISAQVAKTVLSYMQTAAEEGTGHRALVGGVPIAVKTGTAQMANTNGRGYSKTDYVASCMGIFPANNPEIILYMVVIKPVGQTYGELIAAPAISKAANEIIDYRGMLRTNAPVVSHSGLIPVSSVQSVEIGVTMPNLIGKPKRLLAELTNRKDITVIIRGEGYVVAQKPDAGMPVTKGMTIELDLR; encoded by the coding sequence GTGAATACGGTTATTAATAAAAAGAGGTTGGCAGCTTTTATTCTTTTTCTTTTTCTTTGTTTTGCATTATTGGTATTTCAGTATGCAAAATACATGCTTTTCAGAGAGCCTGAAATTAAAGAGCCGATGATTGTAACTGCGCGCGGTTCTATTCTTGATCGAAACGGAAAAATTTTAGCGGTCGAAACTACCTTGTATAATCTTATTGCAAATAAGAATCTTATTACAGATAATTCGGCTGCGGCAACAGTACTTGCGCCGATTTTAGATGTAGATGTCTCGGAGCTTACGGAAAAATTAAAGACTTCTCGCTCAAACTTTATGTATTTAAAAAAGAAAATGAGTGAAACCGAAATGGAAATGATAGCGAAAGCTTTGAAAGATAATAAATTAAGCGGTTTTCGGTTGGAAGCAATACATAACCGTACTTATCCGGAAAACAGTCTTGCTTCAACAGTTGTAGGCTATCTCGGAGATGACGGGAAAGGTTTAAGCGGGGTTGAATATTCTTTGCAAAATCTTCTTTCTCCGCCGCCGACTATACAAGGGTATACCGGTTCAGGTTATAACATCATGCTTTCCATTGATAGTAATATTCAATATATAATGGAAAAAATTGGCGAGCAGACAATGAAAGAGACAAAGGCTGAAGGGCTTATGTTTTTAGCGGTAGATGCAAAAACCGGGCAGATGCTTTCATACGTTAATCTGCCTTGTGCAAATCTTTCAGACTTTACAAACAGTACCGAAGAACAACGGTTTGATCGCCCTGCCTATTTTATTTATGAGCCCGGCTCGGTGTTTAAAGTTTTTTCTATGGCGAGCTTCCTTGAACTCGGCTCAACCTATGATGGAGAGAGCTATACTTGTGACGGGAAATTTTTGTTTACTCCGTATGCTCTTCGAGAAGGACAAAAACCGAATGCCATTACTTGTTTGCGGGTGCATGGAAAAGTAACCCCGCGAGACATTATCCGCCTATCCTGTAATGACGGCACTGCGCAAATCAGCGATAAAACAGATGCCGCTTTGTTTAATGAAAAACTGCGCGGGTTTGGGTTCGGAACAAAAACGGAAATAGAGCTTCCCGGAGAAACAGCAGGACTTTTTGCGCCCTTGGATCGTTGGTCGTATCGAACCAAGCATACAATTGCGATGGGGCAGGAGATCGGAGTTTCCGCCTTACAAATGGTGGAAGCGGCAACCGCGTTGACGAACGGCGGTATTCCTTTAAAGCTTTCTCTTTTACATAAGATTTATACTTCTGAGGGCGCTTGTGTGTATACGCATAAAAACAAGCCGCGAGAACAGGTTATTTCCGCGCAAGTTGCAAAAACCGTTTTAAGTTATATGCAAACCGCCGCGGAGGAGGGAACCGGACACCGAGCGTTGGTAGGCGGTGTTCCTATTGCGGTAAAAACAGGTACCGCACAGATGGCAAATACAAACGGTCGCGGCTACAGCAAAACGGATTATGTTGCAAGCTGCATGGGGATTTTTCCTGCAAATAACCCTGAAATTATTTTATACATGGTGGTAATTAAACCGGTAGGGCAAACATACGGTGAGCTGATTGCGGCTCCCGCAATTTCAAAAGCAGCAAATGAAATTATCGATTACCGCGGCATGCTGCGTACCAATGCGCCGGTGGTAAGTCATTCGGGGCTTATCCCTGTTTCCTCGGTGCAGTCGGTCGAAATCGGAGTCACAATGCCCAATCTTATCGGAAAACCGAAACGCCTGCTTGCCGAGCTTACCAATAGAAAAGATATTACTGTGATAATAAGGGGAGAGGGCTATGTGGTTGCACAAAAGCCTGATGCAGGTATGCCCGTTACCAAAGGAATGACGATTGAGCTTGACCTTAGATAA
- the lepB gene encoding signal peptidase I has product MQRKKIIYILVGFFSFFVLLKSCCLDVKKVVGNSMKPTLYSGKRIILFKLAYGIKMPFSNRYLIRWAYPKKNDIIVYVMHNRFVIKRCAATANQPLEFLPHSDYSTDRMYKLIIEEKSVPLTSLQFKNLCGNREFRSFVPKGSLLALGDNASESEDSRDYGFVSIDSIYGKAFAR; this is encoded by the coding sequence ATGCAAAGAAAAAAAATTATCTATATACTGGTCGGCTTTTTCTCTTTTTTTGTTTTATTGAAGTCTTGTTGCCTTGATGTAAAAAAAGTTGTGGGGAATTCCATGAAACCTACGCTTTATAGCGGAAAGAGAATCATTCTTTTTAAACTTGCATACGGAATAAAAATGCCTTTTTCAAATCGGTATCTTATTCGTTGGGCATATCCGAAAAAAAATGACATTATCGTTTATGTAATGCACAATCGTTTTGTTATTAAACGATGTGCTGCAACGGCAAATCAGCCTCTGGAATTTTTACCGCATTCCGATTATAGTACAGACAGAATGTATAAGCTTATAATTGAAGAAAAATCAGTTCCTCTTACCTCTTTACAATTTAAAAATCTTTGTGGAAACAGAGAATTTCGCTCTTTTGTTCCTAAGGGGAGCCTCTTGGCTTTAGGAGATAATGCTTCCGAATCGGAGGATTCTCGCGATTATGGTTTTGTTTCAATTGACAGTATTTATGGGAAGGCATTTGCGCGGTGA
- a CDS encoding putative manganese-dependent inorganic diphosphatase, giving the protein MRAQPTEKKIYVIGHRNPDTDSVVAAAAYANFKQLQGVKNCFAARAGKPTPQTEYIFNRFKVPMPELIPDLIPKVQYYYKQPVISVKESASLWEALKKIEAERIRVLPVITEDGTFHSILHYSAFAQKILQMVNPQQKTVVQTSLNLLSSVIDAQVILSYKPDELKKSPILIAGSEFSTFCEHLKMNIPENTIVLSGDRRDIQEYAIKSNVRILICTGGIVLSKELRSLAEKHKVSVIISPYDTLSTALLLIYSMPVTGASSQEITPLRSETTVKKAATMLADAPAKTLPVVDNDNKVIGIVTEGDIYREANIEIILVDHNEQTQAVEGVENFKIIEIIDHHRVGNMPTKHPITFINKPVGATCTIIANLYREQRIPLDYNIAGILLCGILADTLMLQSATTTDIDRNTAEYLANITNIDLETLGKELLNVASNIAGRSADQLIHQDMKEYHEGSISFTVSQIEVEDQSQVLERKQEFIDVLEAERQKGDKLFAALMITNITYLTSFLLIAAKPDFLSQITVPKQEESVYVLKSIVSRKKQLMPLLSEILAAYGV; this is encoded by the coding sequence ATGAGAGCACAACCAACAGAAAAAAAAATTTATGTTATTGGTCATAGAAATCCAGATACGGATTCGGTCGTTGCCGCTGCAGCTTATGCAAATTTTAAACAATTACAAGGAGTAAAAAATTGTTTTGCCGCGCGAGCAGGAAAGCCCACTCCTCAAACAGAATATATTTTTAATAGATTCAAGGTTCCGATGCCTGAGCTTATTCCTGATCTCATTCCGAAGGTGCAGTATTATTACAAGCAGCCCGTAATCAGTGTCAAAGAAAGCGCTTCTCTTTGGGAAGCATTAAAAAAGATAGAAGCGGAGAGAATTAGAGTGTTGCCGGTTATTACCGAAGACGGCACTTTTCATTCAATTTTACATTATAGTGCTTTTGCACAGAAAATATTACAAATGGTAAATCCGCAGCAAAAAACTGTGGTGCAAACCAGTTTAAATCTTCTTTCTTCGGTAATAGATGCGCAGGTTATTTTATCCTATAAGCCTGATGAGCTTAAAAAAAGTCCAATTCTTATTGCAGGATCCGAATTTTCTACTTTTTGCGAGCATCTGAAAATGAATATTCCGGAAAATACTATTGTCCTTTCCGGAGATCGCAGAGATATACAGGAATATGCGATAAAAAGCAATGTGCGGATTTTAATCTGTACGGGTGGGATTGTATTATCCAAAGAATTGCGCAGCTTGGCTGAAAAGCATAAAGTATCGGTTATTATCAGTCCTTATGACACGCTTTCTACAGCCCTTTTGCTGATTTATTCAATGCCGGTTACCGGTGCATCTTCTCAGGAAATTACTCCCTTACGCAGTGAAACTACCGTGAAAAAAGCGGCAACAATGCTTGCCGATGCGCCGGCAAAAACACTTCCTGTCGTTGACAACGACAATAAAGTGATAGGAATTGTAACCGAAGGAGACATTTATCGAGAAGCGAATATTGAAATTATTTTGGTTGATCATAATGAGCAGACGCAGGCAGTTGAAGGTGTAGAAAATTTTAAAATAATAGAAATTATCGATCATCATAGAGTCGGAAATATGCCCACAAAGCATCCGATAACGTTCATCAATAAGCCGGTCGGTGCAACCTGCACGATAATTGCAAATCTTTATCGGGAACAACGTATTCCTCTTGACTATAATATTGCCGGTATTTTACTTTGCGGAATTCTTGCGGATACACTTATGCTTCAATCGGCAACAACTACCGATATCGACCGGAATACCGCAGAATATCTTGCAAATATTACCAATATTGATCTGGAAACCCTCGGGAAGGAACTGCTTAATGTGGCAAGTAATATTGCGGGCAGAAGTGCAGATCAGTTGATTCACCAAGACATGAAAGAGTACCACGAAGGTTCAATAAGCTTTACAGTCAGCCAGATTGAGGTAGAAGATCAATCGCAGGTGCTTGAAAGAAAGCAGGAATTTATCGATGTGCTTGAAGCGGAACGGCAAAAAGGTGATAAGCTTTTTGCCGCTCTGATGATAACAAACATTACCTATCTTACAAGTTTCTTACTTATTGCTGCAAAGCCTGATTTTTTATCGCAAATAACGGTACCGAAGCAAGAAGAATCGGTGTATGTATTAAAAAGCATTGTTTCGCGTAAAAAGCAGCTGATGCCGCTCCTATCCGAAATACTGGCAGCTTACGGAGTGTAA
- the rsmD gene encoding 16S rRNA (guanine(966)-N(2))-methyltransferase RsmD produces the protein MRITGGTLKNRQIICPKGIIRPAMDRMRESLFAILGDLHGLSFLDLFSGSGICGLEAYSRGAYPVVLVEKDTAKFPVLLKNASMAEKRINCKNLSVELYLKRTQEQFDIIYIDPPFPYRFHQDLLYSIGESSVLCDKGLVLMHRPKEKELPDRIGSLQRVDQRIYGRSIVDFYQKSV, from the coding sequence ATGAGAATTACCGGCGGCACACTGAAAAACAGGCAGATTATCTGCCCGAAAGGCATTATTCGCCCTGCAATGGACAGAATGCGGGAATCGCTTTTTGCCATTCTTGGAGATTTGCACGGGCTTTCGTTTTTAGACCTTTTTAGCGGTTCAGGGATTTGCGGACTGGAGGCATATTCTCGCGGAGCCTATCCGGTTGTTCTTGTGGAAAAAGATACCGCAAAATTCCCCGTGTTGTTAAAAAACGCAAGTATGGCGGAAAAACGAATCAACTGCAAAAACCTCTCTGTTGAACTTTATCTGAAGCGGACGCAAGAACAGTTTGATATTATTTACATTGACCCGCCCTTTCCGTATCGATTCCATCAAGACTTGCTGTACAGTATCGGAGAATCTTCAGTCTTATGTGATAAAGGCTTAGTCCTGATGCATCGCCCAAAAGAAAAAGAATTACCCGATCGCATCGGCTCCCTGCAAAGAGTCGATCAGCGTATATACGGCAGATCAATTGTAGATTTTTATCAAAAGAGTGTGTAG
- a CDS encoding FAD-dependent oxidoreductase: protein MKHYNCIIVGTGPAGLAAAFALLEKKPAISILLIDKAKISSGGLRNDCKMNFTYPIGFPIEYWNEETANRYLEQTEKFLEPDILPRTNIEVYQKRAERIGVKLLSIRQSHLGTDGGVKLIKELLDRLANAKVEVSLEEALVSIDKQKKIANTSKRTTTYDSLIVAPGRKGFDFLRNFMKANEIPYTDNSIDVGVRVETKIEHYPIVEDYYDPKFLFPEKTRTFCTNSGAASVVQEKYTAANGQTYYSVNGHAYSNKRESNGLVNFAMLRTVNFTQPLASGQDYAEFLASLVMLTGGGHPIMQRIGDFRLGKRSTKEGLNGDLFHFTPSLASCTPGDITLAMPAKFLHSIWKALKKLDNIVPGILHPSTVLYYPEIKLYANKPLFKNNYFMADEDIYLIGDGAGTSRGITGAWASGIRAADGILQKGMA, encoded by the coding sequence ATGAAACATTATAATTGTATAATTGTCGGCACCGGTCCGGCAGGGCTCGCCGCCGCATTTGCTTTGCTTGAAAAAAAGCCTGCAATTTCTATTTTGCTTATCGATAAAGCAAAGATTTCTTCAGGCGGGTTACGAAATGATTGTAAAATGAATTTTACCTATCCTATCGGGTTTCCTATTGAATATTGGAATGAAGAAACAGCCAATCGATATTTGGAGCAAACTGAAAAATTTTTAGAACCTGATATTCTCCCGCGTACTAATATCGAGGTTTATCAAAAGAGAGCGGAGCGAATAGGCGTTAAGCTGTTGTCCATTCGTCAATCTCATTTGGGTACTGACGGAGGCGTTAAGCTGATAAAAGAGCTACTTGACCGTTTGGCAAACGCAAAAGTGGAAGTATCATTAGAGGAAGCGCTTGTTTCTATAGATAAGCAAAAAAAGATTGCAAACACTAGTAAGCGGACAACTACGTATGACAGTCTTATTGTTGCGCCGGGAAGAAAGGGGTTTGATTTTTTGCGTAATTTTATGAAAGCAAACGAAATACCCTATACCGATAACAGTATTGATGTTGGCGTCAGAGTCGAGACAAAAATTGAACATTATCCTATTGTAGAAGATTATTATGATCCAAAGTTTTTGTTTCCTGAAAAAACAAGGACTTTTTGCACTAATTCGGGGGCTGCCTCTGTGGTGCAAGAAAAATATACCGCTGCAAACGGGCAAACGTATTATAGTGTGAACGGACATGCTTATTCTAATAAGCGAGAATCTAACGGGCTTGTCAACTTTGCAATGCTTCGTACGGTAAATTTTACCCAGCCGCTTGCTTCAGGACAAGATTATGCCGAGTTTTTAGCTTCGCTGGTTATGCTAACCGGCGGCGGGCATCCGATTATGCAGCGAATCGGAGATTTTAGGTTGGGAAAACGGAGCACTAAGGAAGGCTTAAACGGAGATTTATTTCATTTTACGCCTTCACTTGCTTCCTGCACGCCGGGCGATATTACGCTTGCAATGCCGGCAAAGTTTTTGCATTCAATATGGAAGGCACTAAAAAAACTTGATAATATTGTGCCGGGCATTTTGCATCCGAGTACCGTATTATATTATCCGGAAATAAAGCTTTATGCAAATAAACCGCTTTTTAAAAATAACTATTTTATGGCGGATGAGGATATTTACTTAATCGGAGATGGGGCAGGCACTTCACGAGGCATAACCGGCGCATGGGCATCAGGTATTCGTGCGGCGGACGGCATATTGCAAAAAGGAATGGCATGA